A genomic window from Nicotiana sylvestris chromosome 11, ASM39365v2, whole genome shotgun sequence includes:
- the LOC104240490 gene encoding uncharacterized protein, whose product MEILIKKVHLLVFFLSLNFYMSQEAQAAKNYCGNIRIEEPFVSQNSTNSSFLKNMVFCRSEILYYRTSVGLFQVSSIDYKNKVLTVSHSSCSTSSHYVSAKDLSFGFPPPPKPNSLLLFNCLNPKGNTSIFRNCPYLKNDKGISLKLCKEGLKQGSFSCLMVDDVQDLGNEFHPKDLNCSHYRRVYKSNSQDGNSEKLELGTRISWDIEHVPNPCDECRKPYGNCGVGLRCLCYVTQCKVEVSAGLIPKPSGIVLFSLLCLIVVMDLLEGV is encoded by the exons ATGGAAATCTTGATCAAGAAAGTTCATCTTTtagtctttttcctttctttaaaCTTTTACATGTCTCAAGAAGCACAAGCAGCAAAAAACTACTGTGGTAATATAAGAATTGAAGAGCCATTTGTTTCTCAAAACTCAACAAATTCATCTTTCTTGAAAAACATGGTCTTTTGTAGATCAGAGATTTTATACTATAGAACTTCTGTTGGTCTTTTCCAAGTTTCATCAATTGATTACAAAAATAAAGTACTTACTGTTTCTCATAGTTCTTGTTCTACTTCATCTCATTATGTATCTGCTAAAGATTTATCTTTTGGATTTCCTCCTCCACCTAAGCCTAACTCATTACTCTTATTCAACTGCTTAAATCCTAAGGGAAATACATCAATTTTTCGAAATTGTCCTTACTTGAAAAATGATAAAGGAATTTCTTTGAAGTTGTGTAAAGAAGGTCTAAAACAAGGGTCTTTTTCTTGTTTGATGGTTGATGATGTTCAAGATTTGGGAAATGAGTTTCATCCTAAGGATTTGAACTGTTCACATTATAGAAGAGTTTATAAAAGCAATTCTCAAGATGGGAATAGTGAGAAACTTGAGTTAGGGACAAGGATATCTTGGGATATTGAACATGTACCAAATCCTTGTGATGAGTGTAGAAAACCTTATGGTAATTGTGGAGTTGGATTGAGATGCCTTTGCTATGTAACTCAATGTA AGGTAGAGGTTTCTGCTGGTCTAATTCCAAAACCTAGTGGTATTGTGCTCTTCTCTTTGCTTTGCTTAATTGTTGTGATGGATCTTCTTGAAGGGGTTTGA
- the LOC138881603 gene encoding uncharacterized protein — MGYYLVDNIYPKWSTLVQTIREPRLAKKNYFAMKQESCQKDVERAFGVLQQHFAIVAGPSRFWQKEVLHDIMTTCIILHNMIIENERDLNAPIQDDLEGPPPTMEMAEDENQRFQEFLARHRRIKDKDTHFALRMH, encoded by the coding sequence ATGGGCTATTATTTAGTTGACAATATATATCCAAAATGGTCAACCCTTGTGCAAACTATTCGTGAGCCACGTTTggcaaagaaaaattattttgcgATGAAACAAGAATCATGTCAAAAAGATGTTGAACGTGCATTCGGAGTTTTGCAACAACATTTTGCAATTGTTGCAGGACCCTCACGTTTTTGGCAAAAAGAAGTGCTACATGATATAATGACTACATGTATTATATTGCACAACATGATAATCGAGAATGAGCGTGATCTTAATGCACCAATTCAAGATGATTTGGAAGGTCCACCTCCAACAATGGAAATGGCAGAAGATGAAAATCAACGATTTCAAGAATTTTTAGCTCGACATAGAAGAATTAAGGACAAAGATACTCATTTTGCACTTCGTATGCATTAA